Proteins encoded in a region of the Zea mays cultivar B73 chromosome 4, Zm-B73-REFERENCE-NAM-5.0, whole genome shotgun sequence genome:
- the LOC103653227 gene encoding pollen allergen Phl p 2-like precursor produces MASRSSILLATSMLAALFAVGLCTTPLTFQVGKGSKPGHLILTPNVATISDVEIKEHGGDDFSFTLKEGPTGTWTLDTKAPLKYPLCIRFAVKSGGYRIADDVIPADFKAGTTYKTTLSI; encoded by the coding sequence ATGGCCTCCAGGTCCTCCATCCTACTTGCAACGTCGATGCTGGCTGCGCTGTTTGCGGTTGGTTTGTGCACCACCCCGCTCACCTTCCAGGTTGGCAAGGGATCCAAGCCTGGCCACCTGATCCTCACCCCCAATGTTGCAACCATATCCGACGTGGAGATCAAAGAGCACGGGGGCGATGACTTCTCCTTTACGCTCAAGGAGGGCCCGACCGGCACCTGGACGCTCGACACCAAGGCCCCGCTCAAGTACCCCCTTTGCATCCGCTTTGCTGTCAAGTCCGGTGGCTACCGCATCGCTGACGACGTCATCCCCGCTGATTTCAAGGCCGGCACCACCTATAAGACCACACTCAGCATCTAA